A single region of the Theileria annulata chromosome 4, complete sequence, *** SEQUENCING IN PROGRESS *** genome encodes:
- a CDS encoding uncharacterized protein (Tap349h10.p1c.cand.208 - score = 35.31;~SMART RING (SM00184) at aa 9-46, E()=2.80e-08) — protein sequence MTVPKDFECPICFNILYKPVTTSCGHNFCKFCIDQAIDSSPNCPLCRVPLTTQYSPNILLTQLINERFQDEIKERMNSRISFTEGFFNIKIILLVQNSLHSSSIYNPDLRYLPLYYRRFYHPPVFVGEDVTISINNIDMFCMLQYSYSKGSMFIITHRQIRNQSDYGTIVKIKTNNMYDGESQVPNFPIFVDVVGLHRVELCPIRCVTNLKFEMTSYQIFNDISYVSNETDTNENENLDSETDQIKQISDIRDSVTTHSKGYELILQDFQKVKNINLSNHEKLIFCNILLEISISLIKRQIDNSSSSHRRRFRTIYGLSGLDDDEHSNEPLESRSLFVSSILLASNNKKWEWFKTKGVY from the exons ATGACTGTTCCAAAGGATTTTGAATGCCCT atttgCTTCAATATTCTTTACAAACCAGTTACTACTTCTTGTGGTCATAATTTCTGCAAATTCTGTATTGATCAG GCCATTGATTCCTCACCAAACTGTCCTCTATGTAGAGTCCCCTTAACAACTCAATATTCTCCTAACATTCTTTTAACTCAATTAATCAATGAAAGGTTCCAAGACGAAATTAAAGAACGAATGAACTCCAGAATATCATTCACTGAAggtttttttaatataaaaataattcttttAGTACAAAATTCACTACATAGTTCATCTATCTATAACCCAGATTTAAGATACCTACCCCTGTATTATAGAAGATTCTATCACCCACCT gTTTTCGTCGGCGAAGATGTTACTATcagtataaataatatcgACATGTTTTGCATGTTACAGTACTCATAT TCCAAGGGTTCTATGTTTATAATCACTCATCGACAAATCAGAAATCAATCAGATTATGGTACAATTGTAAAG aTCAAAACTAACAATATGTACGATGGTGAATCCCAAGTCCCAAACTTTCCAATATTTGTCGATGTCGTTGGATTGCATAGAGTTGAACTCTGTCCAATCAGATGTGTAACTAACCtaaaatttgaaatgaCATCATAtcaaatttttaatgaCATCAGTTATGTTTCTAATGAAACTGACACTAATGAAAATGAGAATTTGGACTCTGAAACTGatcaaattaaacaaatatcAGATATACGAGACAGTGTTACAACACATTCAAAGGGttatgaattaattttacaagaTTTCCAAAAGGTTAAAAACATTAATCTGAGTAATCATGAAAAGTTgattttttgtaatatattactgGAAATTTCAATATCGCTCATCAAAAG gCAAATTGACAACTCTTCAAGCTCACATCGGAGGAGATTTAGAACAATTTATGGATTATCAGGACTTGATGATGATGAACATAGTAATGAACCTCTGGAATCTAGATCGTTATTTGTGTCAAGTATCCTCTTGGCATCAAACAACAAAAAGTGGGAATGGTTCAAAACAAAAGGTGTGTATTAg
- a CDS encoding uncharacterized protein (Tap349h10.p1c.C.cand.23 - score = 24.30;~SMART 4 LRR domains (SM00370) at aa 71-96, E()=1.62e+01; 102-127, E()=7.48e+01; 216-241, E()=3.67e+02; 265-289, E()=3.89e+02), which translates to MKKKRKLESLNILDLPLDVIKIIVSYSPRECLQISKLFCKIVRSLRTQIKLGDYKKYNLSTNSILNTIFSSHNISTLNVSGWTKWTDSSLQYLARMIKIGYFKNLSMIYMRNCNNVSNKSLHILLPTIGKNLKVLDIFNCKNINYKVFGLSNQNLESLYLGYSKTSDVPSDNANVLEFFFNNILNTKPLILFPKLERLQLYNYSGIKSLHPLVNVAKSLKFLDIRGCTSIDPAEFKHISALTKLENLQIGMNVDNDTLLDIINSCNNISVLDISGSQISSEVVEAICSKLSSLSRLKLTKCTYVY; encoded by the exons atgaagaaaaaaaGAAAGTTAGAGTCGTTAAATATACTTGATCTTCCATTGGATGTGATCAAGATAATAGTGTCATATTCACCAAGAGAATGCTTACAAATCTCAAAATTGTTCTGCAAAATCGTTAGAAGTTTAAGAACACAAATTAAACTGGGAGactataaaaaatacaatttatcTACAAACTCAATATTGAACACAATATTCAG CTCACATAACATCTCCACTCTGAATGTCAGTGGATGGACTAAGTGGACTGACAGCTCACTGCAATATTTGGCACGAATGATAAAAATCggttattttaaaaatctGAGCATGATTTATATGCGAAATTGCAATAACGTTTCTAACAAATCCTTACACATTCTTCTACCAACTATAGGAAAGAATCTTAAGGTTTTGGACATTTTTAACTgcaaaaatataaattacaagGTTTTTGGGTTATCAAATCAAAATCTAGag tcTTTGTATCTTGGTTATTCAAAGACTTCTGATGTTCCTTCCGACAACGCCAATGTTCTGGAATTTTTTTtcaataacattttaaacacAAAACCTCTAATTCTTTTCCCTAAACTTGAAAGATTACAACTGTATAACTATTCCGGCATCAAATCTCTCCACCCACTAGTTAATGTAGCAAAATCACTC AAATTTCTCGATATTCGAGGCTGTACATCAATTGATCCGGCCGAATTCAAACATATTTCTGCCCTCACTAAACTTGAAAATCTTCAGATAG GTATGAATGTGGATAACGACACACTTTTGGACATAATTAATTCctgtaataatatttccGTGCTAGATATTTCTGGATCTCAAATTTCCTCTGAGGTTGTCGAGGCCATTTGTTCGAAACTATCATCTCTCTCAAGGCTTAAGCTGACCAAGTGCACGTAcgtttattaa